One part of the [Pantoea] beijingensis genome encodes these proteins:
- a CDS encoding fimbria/pilus outer membrane usher protein, producing the protein MLMKHIAVLSKTCPRCVTRKSAYLIYAGSLSLTIFSAYAEEYGALPDAPHAMPVMSDATYYLSIAVNGQNDNQIVPVVYRNNSYFVEAGILAGKRVHLNGQTQGLVNVGTLPEVKVNYDAASQQLLLTVPDSWLPQQNIGETHASGYSPAQSGTGLLLNYDAWYTDPHQGPRSLATWTEQRLFSNAGIFTNTGTLRYSENSASQEQYALQKGYIRYDTFWRYSDEENALSYQIGDFVSDSLTWSNSARMGGLRISRNFSVRPDLVTYPLLQYSGTAAVPSTVDLFLNGYKVSSNQLNSGPFTLTNVPYINGEGEATIVTTDALGRQVSTSVPFYVSNTLLRQGLTDFDVSLGTLRRNYGIDSGNYSDVAFSGLYRYGLTNRLTLSTHGETTQGLVLGGVGADFAVGHWGTFSLSGSQSRADHGPVYQPGYHRFPSGNLPVHDGDPITTPSRPESASDEKSGNQYTVGYSWYARRFNLAVLRSSRTAGYQDLSSYTSDTRLSRQADQATLSTTPFGTGNGTVGVGYYDVEAYDNTHTRLMNLSYSRSLWGQSSMFLSLNKTLSDNGYSAQLQFILPLSSGANISTGVQRNNAGDYQTQIGTSKSAPTDGGLGWNVAYRAGHNPYQQADATWRSRYATLQGGLYGESGNYTQWADLSGSIIAMDNDLFLSDKINDAFILVDTGNYADVPVKYENQPFGKTDKNGHLLVPTVSSYYPAKIEIDTMSLPADVMASRVSDHVAVREGSGALISFPVKRMLSANVTIYDARQQPLKLGTPVTEKNSHQTSIVGYDGLVYFTNLQQHNVLMIQQDDHSICHIGFDLSLDHHSIEQVGPLVCRPDEGPKEREGK; encoded by the coding sequence ATGCTGATGAAACACATTGCTGTGTTAAGTAAAACCTGCCCACGCTGCGTTACCCGGAAGAGTGCTTATCTGATTTATGCAGGTAGCCTGAGTCTGACAATATTCTCAGCGTATGCGGAAGAATACGGGGCATTACCCGATGCACCACATGCCATGCCGGTTATGTCCGATGCCACTTATTATTTATCGATTGCGGTGAACGGCCAGAACGATAATCAGATAGTCCCTGTGGTATATCGCAACAATAGCTATTTCGTTGAAGCCGGTATACTGGCGGGAAAGCGCGTACATCTTAACGGACAAACACAAGGGTTGGTTAACGTCGGCACGTTGCCTGAGGTAAAGGTTAACTATGACGCCGCCAGCCAACAATTACTCTTAACGGTACCGGATAGCTGGTTGCCACAACAAAACATTGGCGAAACTCATGCTTCCGGTTACTCCCCGGCGCAGAGTGGCACCGGGCTGCTTCTAAACTATGATGCCTGGTATACCGATCCTCATCAAGGGCCTCGCTCACTGGCAACCTGGACAGAACAACGGCTATTCAGCAACGCAGGCATTTTTACCAATACTGGCACGTTACGTTACAGTGAAAACTCTGCGAGTCAGGAGCAATACGCCCTGCAAAAGGGATACATACGCTACGATACATTCTGGCGTTATAGTGACGAAGAAAATGCGCTCAGCTACCAGATTGGTGACTTCGTCAGCGACTCGCTGACCTGGAGCAATTCGGCACGCATGGGTGGCTTACGTATCAGCCGTAACTTTAGCGTGCGTCCGGACTTAGTGACCTATCCACTGCTGCAATATAGCGGCACGGCAGCGGTGCCTTCTACCGTGGACCTCTTCCTTAACGGCTATAAAGTCAGCAGCAATCAGCTCAACTCTGGTCCCTTTACCCTGACCAACGTGCCCTATATTAACGGGGAAGGTGAAGCGACGATTGTGACGACAGATGCGCTCGGCAGGCAAGTCTCGACCAGTGTTCCTTTTTATGTATCTAACACCCTATTGCGTCAAGGATTAACGGATTTTGACGTTTCACTGGGCACACTACGCAGAAATTATGGCATCGATAGCGGCAACTATTCGGATGTCGCGTTCAGCGGATTATATCGTTATGGTCTGACCAACAGACTGACGCTTTCTACGCACGGCGAAACAACACAAGGTCTGGTACTCGGTGGAGTCGGCGCGGATTTTGCCGTAGGTCATTGGGGAACATTCAGCCTTTCCGGCAGCCAGAGCCGTGCCGATCACGGTCCTGTTTATCAGCCGGGATATCATAGGTTCCCATCGGGTAACCTCCCGGTGCATGACGGCGATCCCATCACCACACCTTCCCGCCCGGAAAGTGCCAGCGATGAGAAAAGCGGTAATCAGTACACCGTAGGTTACTCCTGGTACGCCAGGCGTTTTAACCTGGCCGTTCTGCGTTCATCACGCACAGCGGGTTACCAGGACCTTTCCTCTTATACCAGCGATACGCGGCTCAGCCGCCAGGCCGATCAGGCAACGTTGAGCACTACGCCCTTCGGCACGGGCAACGGCACGGTGGGTGTCGGCTACTATGATGTGGAAGCATACGATAACACCCATACCCGCTTGATGAACCTCTCTTATAGCCGTTCACTCTGGGGACAGAGCAGCATGTTTCTGTCATTGAATAAAACGCTGAGCGATAACGGATATAGCGCACAGTTACAATTCATTTTACCTCTCAGTTCAGGTGCCAACATTAGTACGGGTGTTCAGCGTAATAATGCGGGTGATTACCAGACGCAAATCGGTACCAGTAAAAGTGCACCTACTGACGGTGGTTTAGGCTGGAACGTGGCTTATCGTGCCGGGCATAACCCCTATCAACAGGCAGATGCAACCTGGCGTTCCCGTTACGCGACCTTACAAGGCGGGCTCTATGGTGAAAGCGGTAACTATACGCAATGGGCTGACCTAAGCGGCTCCATTATTGCGATGGATAATGACCTGTTCCTGTCTGACAAAATTAACGATGCTTTTATCCTGGTGGATACCGGAAACTATGCTGACGTACCGGTGAAATATGAAAATCAGCCGTTCGGGAAAACCGATAAAAACGGCCATTTACTGGTCCCGACCGTCAGCTCCTATTATCCGGCCAAAATTGAAATTGATACGATGTCACTGCCTGCGGATGTCATGGCAAGTCGGGTATCCGACCATGTTGCCGTACGTGAAGGCAGCGGTGCACTGATCTCTTTCCCGGTGAAAAGAATGCTTTCCGCCAACGTCACGATCTACGACGCCCGGCAACAGCCCTTGAAACTCGGCACGCCAGTGACCGAGAAAAACAGCCATCAAACCAGCATTGTCGGCTATGACGGACTGGTGTACTTCACGAATCTGCAGCAACACAACGTGTTGATGATTCAGCAGGATGACCATTCAATTTGTCATATAGGTTTTGATCTAAGCCTGGATCATCACAGCATTGAGCAGGTCGGTCCATTGGTATGCCGTCCGGATGAAGGGCCAAAAGAGAGAGAAGGAAAATGA
- a CDS encoding fimbrial biogenesis chaperone: protein MISTVLRIVSSLLVISLLSIASPTWAASSVLVWPIYQIIEADQNGSALWLENRGAEPVSLQVRVLAWKQENFDDRYANQTDVVASPPFATIAAGQRQLIRLMRNTPVSPGSEKAFRIIIDEVPSPMAAPEQNGDKAVVGLQLQMRYLLPLFVDGEGIWTNERSDVKRDISTASKPVLHWSLDNVDGKTFLRIRNNGVVHARLSNVFWSAAGNNKQGVKIMMPGFMGYVLPGQQMRWAVPAGVIAGGQLNAQIADNTQPIVIPRGE from the coding sequence ATGATCAGTACTGTCCTGCGCATAGTATCATCACTGCTTGTCATCAGCTTACTCTCCATCGCTTCACCCACCTGGGCGGCCAGCTCAGTATTGGTCTGGCCGATCTATCAAATTATTGAAGCGGACCAAAATGGCTCGGCATTGTGGCTGGAAAACCGCGGAGCGGAGCCGGTCTCTTTACAGGTCCGCGTACTCGCCTGGAAACAGGAAAATTTTGACGACCGTTATGCCAACCAAACGGATGTCGTTGCCAGTCCACCTTTTGCGACCATCGCCGCCGGACAACGCCAGCTTATCCGTCTTATGCGTAATACGCCGGTCAGTCCGGGGAGTGAAAAAGCTTTTCGTATCATTATTGATGAAGTCCCTTCCCCAATGGCAGCTCCCGAACAGAATGGGGATAAAGCGGTGGTCGGGTTGCAATTACAAATGCGCTATTTACTCCCGCTGTTCGTCGACGGCGAAGGTATCTGGACCAATGAACGTAGCGATGTTAAACGCGACATCAGCACAGCCAGCAAACCCGTACTGCACTGGAGCCTTGATAACGTAGATGGCAAAACATTCCTTCGCATACGCAATAACGGTGTGGTACATGCCCGGCTCAGCAACGTGTTTTGGTCTGCCGCTGGTAATAATAAACAAGGCGTGAAAATCATGATGCCAGGTTTTATGGGATATGTTCTCCCCGGACAACAGATGCGTTGGGCCGTCCCCGCTGGGGTCATTGCAGGTGGACAGCTCAATGCACAAATTGCCGATAATACTCAGCCTATTGTCATCCCTCGCGGCGAATAA
- a CDS encoding Csu type fimbrial protein: MMSNRFPVYYTILTSLLLSLNAAQAGVTTKTFTVAATITAGCAFGNSLTSPIDNLGTINFGSLSSLPNNLDMVSSVGAGSVVVSCTPGATVAIAMDYGSHGGSATRRFMANSSNATQTLAYQLYQDSARSQVWGTGNLAKTVNNFPATTQVWPVYARLFAATPSPTAGSYSDTVTVTLTY; the protein is encoded by the coding sequence ATGATGTCTAACCGATTTCCTGTGTATTACACCATTCTGACCAGCTTACTTTTGTCGCTCAATGCCGCCCAAGCCGGCGTTACGACGAAAACGTTTACCGTGGCAGCGACCATTACGGCTGGCTGCGCATTTGGTAACTCACTTACCAGCCCGATCGATAACCTCGGTACCATTAATTTCGGTTCACTTTCTTCGCTTCCAAACAATCTCGATATGGTCAGCAGCGTAGGCGCAGGTAGCGTAGTCGTGAGCTGTACCCCCGGCGCGACGGTTGCGATTGCAATGGATTATGGCAGCCATGGCGGTAGTGCAACCCGGCGTTTTATGGCGAATAGCAGTAACGCAACACAAACGCTGGCTTATCAGCTTTATCAGGACTCCGCGCGCAGTCAGGTATGGGGAACCGGCAACCTGGCGAAAACGGTGAATAATTTTCCTGCGACCACCCAAGTCTGGCCGGTATACGCACGCTTATTTGCAGCCACACCGTCCCCCACGGCTGGAAGCTATAGCGACACCGTCACCGTCACACTAACCTATTGA
- a CDS encoding Csu type fimbrial protein — protein MMSLNGLLIFPALPALAITAMFSLCDAATLGVSATILPACTAGSDVGGNIRFGTLNFGNYANLSSIINAASAQQAGSIRVNCINGLSYKILMDGGNSGNTAGRNMVNTANSAITVLYNLYTTASRTTIWDNTTGVSDVGNGADQWHTVYGRVPVQNTPAAGIYQDTVNVTVSW, from the coding sequence ATGATGAGCCTCAATGGATTATTAATATTTCCTGCGCTACCCGCTCTGGCAATCACTGCGATGTTCTCATTATGTGACGCGGCTACACTGGGCGTTTCTGCCACGATTCTCCCGGCTTGTACGGCAGGTTCGGACGTGGGTGGCAACATCCGTTTCGGTACATTGAATTTCGGAAATTATGCCAACTTATCCAGCATCATTAACGCGGCCAGCGCTCAACAGGCAGGATCGATACGCGTCAATTGCATTAACGGTCTCAGCTATAAAATTCTGATGGATGGCGGAAACAGTGGCAATACCGCCGGACGTAATATGGTTAATACCGCCAATAGCGCGATAACCGTGCTGTATAACCTTTATACCACCGCCTCCCGTACCACCATTTGGGATAACACAACGGGTGTGAGTGACGTCGGTAACGGTGCCGATCAATGGCATACGGTATATGGACGTGTGCCGGTACAAAACACGCCTGCGGCGGGCATTTATCAGGATACGGTTAATGTAACCGTTAGCTGGTAG
- a CDS encoding Csu type fimbrial protein, whose translation MDIKSKAIYALTAATFILSTPVFAGTLNGQVAVQLTLSTGCTVSNGSSANGVNHWGTLDFGNYADLSNAIDGSVTGTGGNGVSIICSEGLTPTLALNGGLSANQGVRNMTANGGNIAYRLYSDTARTQAIAINGQIPLAADGTAQNIPIYGRVLPADQTTPAPAAGTYNDTVVATLAW comes from the coding sequence ATGGACATAAAAAGTAAAGCTATTTACGCATTAACAGCAGCAACCTTCATCCTTTCCACACCGGTGTTCGCCGGGACCCTGAACGGACAAGTCGCTGTTCAATTAACCCTCAGCACCGGTTGTACCGTTTCCAATGGTTCCTCTGCGAATGGAGTCAACCACTGGGGAACACTGGACTTCGGCAATTATGCCGATTTAAGCAACGCAATTGACGGAAGCGTAACCGGTACTGGTGGCAATGGCGTGTCTATCATCTGTAGTGAAGGACTGACGCCGACTCTTGCATTAAATGGTGGACTGTCGGCTAACCAGGGGGTTCGAAATATGACCGCCAACGGCGGCAATATTGCCTACCGTCTCTATTCTGATACGGCAAGAACACAAGCTATCGCGATCAACGGACAGATCCCGTTAGCTGCTGATGGCACCGCACAAAATATCCCTATTTATGGTCGCGTACTGCCAGCAGACCAGACCACTCCTGCTCCTGCAGCAGGAACCTATAACGACACCGTCGTCGCTACACTGGCCTGGTAA
- a CDS encoding DUF2946 domain-containing protein, with amino-acid sequence MVTLFRLSTRRLPALVGVWAILMLFVAPGVSKALEYWHLSGKGEATSHTMAAMGHMDRGTMAVSHHVMQTEHSASDRTLRNGGSNGHTAMPGTMSIMDDFACGYCQLLVHFPLLAWVFIPLIWLIRFSSPSPPSQIIPAYPVTFFAGILQPRAPPIA; translated from the coding sequence TTGGTCACTCTGTTTCGTCTGTCAACGCGTCGATTACCTGCTCTGGTTGGCGTATGGGCAATTTTGATGTTGTTTGTTGCTCCGGGTGTTTCTAAAGCCCTGGAGTATTGGCATCTATCAGGAAAAGGCGAAGCGACAAGCCATACCATGGCCGCGATGGGGCATATGGACAGGGGCACAATGGCGGTGTCTCACCATGTAATGCAGACAGAGCACTCCGCCAGTGACAGGACTCTCCGAAACGGCGGGAGTAATGGCCATACTGCTATGCCTGGCACCATGAGTATCATGGATGATTTTGCTTGCGGTTACTGCCAGTTATTGGTGCATTTCCCCTTGCTGGCGTGGGTTTTCATCCCGCTAATCTGGCTGATACGATTCTCTTCCCCCTCGCCGCCATCGCAGATTATTCCTGCTTATCCAGTCACCTTCTTTGCTGGCATTCTACAGCCACGCGCTCCCCCAATCGCATAA
- the copC gene encoding copper homeostasis periplasmic binding protein CopC has translation MAGATAILATLFLSQHALAHAHLASAEPADQATISASPTTLTLTFTEEVEPSFSGVKMVNAEGKEIATGKTVVDSTDKKVLHIPLSTPLVADAYQVDWHVLSVDGHKTKGSYRFTLK, from the coding sequence ATGGCAGGAGCAACGGCGATCCTCGCCACTCTTTTTCTCTCTCAACACGCGCTTGCGCACGCGCATCTTGCGAGCGCAGAACCTGCCGATCAAGCGACTATTAGTGCATCACCAACCACGTTAACCTTAACCTTTACGGAAGAAGTTGAGCCGTCATTTAGCGGTGTGAAGATGGTTAACGCTGAGGGTAAAGAGATTGCGACCGGTAAAACGGTAGTGGACAGTACAGATAAAAAGGTACTGCATATCCCGCTGAGTACACCGCTCGTGGCCGATGCATATCAGGTTGACTGGCATGTGCTTTCGGTTGATGGTCATAAAACCAAAGGGAGCTATCGCTTTACGCTAAAATAG
- a CDS encoding autotransporter outer membrane beta-barrel domain-containing protein encodes MSRHGTTVYYNLITGLCLLSLPLVPAIAFQAINGESINVTQNYTSSDAGDYPLYVSGAESKIKTDASGLMFTSSSSTGAALVEKEGELNLFNATLASTGTAADTVTLDKGIVRAMQGNISTTGTAAWGIAGKNASLIALQGTIVNAAHSANGGILLGSLSQLEAKHVQIVATDKAMGLSLKAGALSDKGRAVISDSTIFAQNADAIRIMNGDIELNNSIISSSGIYTYAINANAGAHVTINGGRYQTSGDFGDAIWIASDDSSLVAKDATFTSSGDRAFAVNAQNGPANLYNSLLETSGKQSTALYSEQSIAGESLTIKTSGEGATGVFAARGGNISLTDATVTTSGQGSFGLIAYPDSIITGSNLQVTTKGDNAYAAGLVNGSLTLVGADLVTTGKSAAIYVAGNVDTQPNIISFDAVKVKPHQGAVVTSDSARLNMNIASTFLDSSTGQVLDVKSRRNASGDPLVSNVILDATNNSVLNGSLISDSTENFTRVALSQNTSLTGFSQRISELALDSSSRWAITANSDVKSLDNHGDIAFTAPNNTGYKTLTVEGDYLSNGGRLTMNTVLDGDDSASDKLIVSGDVKAGETRVTINNVGGRGAKTIEGIELVRVDGTSYGSFTSSGRIVAGSYDYSLVKKNESWFLTSQLPPKPNPTPTPVPTPDEKDDSGSDIVPPQSAVYRPESGALLANMMAANTMFNTGLHDRMGETDFVTHASGSQSADGLWLRQVGGHTRSNDGSHQLKTRSNRYIVQLGKDFIDWSNNGDDRWHVGPMVGYGHSQSNTRSAITGYGADGSVKGYSAGLYASWFASEEDKSTAYLDSWVLYNWFDNTISGQALPKENYHSQGFTASIEGGYTLPMTASQRQSGWLQPKFQLIWMDVNANGRRELNGTWVSEPLSGNLLSRLGVRASLKGHSVLDDKTGREFQPFIEANWIHNTSDYRVKMDDVANTIAGTRDMAEVKTGVEGKIQEHLDIWGNVTLQVGDNAFNDTSVLFGARYRF; translated from the coding sequence ATGTCGCGACACGGAACAACCGTTTACTATAATTTGATAACTGGATTATGTTTATTATCACTCCCTTTAGTTCCTGCTATCGCCTTTCAGGCTATCAATGGGGAAAGCATAAATGTCACCCAAAACTACACGTCCAGCGATGCCGGTGATTATCCCCTTTATGTCTCTGGGGCCGAAAGCAAAATTAAAACAGACGCGAGTGGATTGATGTTCACCAGCAGTAGCTCAACGGGCGCGGCGTTGGTTGAAAAAGAGGGCGAACTTAATTTATTCAATGCGACGTTGGCCAGTACGGGGACAGCGGCAGATACCGTAACCCTGGACAAGGGAATAGTGCGCGCCATGCAGGGGAATATCAGTACCACGGGAACAGCGGCCTGGGGAATTGCCGGGAAAAACGCGTCACTCATCGCTTTACAGGGGACGATAGTTAACGCGGCTCACTCTGCCAATGGTGGCATTCTGTTAGGCTCCCTCAGCCAACTGGAGGCGAAGCATGTTCAGATTGTGGCAACAGACAAAGCAATGGGCCTGAGCCTGAAGGCGGGCGCCCTTTCAGATAAAGGCCGCGCCGTTATTTCTGACAGTACGATTTTTGCTCAGAACGCTGATGCTATTCGCATTATGAACGGTGATATCGAACTCAATAACAGTATTATCAGCAGTTCTGGCATCTACACCTACGCGATAAATGCCAACGCAGGCGCTCACGTCACGATTAATGGCGGGCGCTATCAGACCTCCGGTGATTTCGGCGATGCAATATGGATCGCCTCTGACGACTCGTCCCTGGTCGCGAAAGATGCCACCTTTACCTCCTCCGGTGACAGAGCCTTTGCCGTTAACGCTCAGAATGGACCAGCAAACCTTTACAATAGTCTGCTGGAGACATCCGGAAAACAGTCTACTGCGCTATATAGCGAACAATCAATCGCCGGGGAAAGCCTGACTATCAAGACGTCAGGTGAAGGGGCAACAGGGGTGTTTGCCGCGCGCGGCGGCAATATTTCCCTGACGGACGCGACGGTAACGACCTCTGGTCAGGGAAGCTTTGGGCTAATAGCCTACCCGGATTCGATAATCACCGGTTCGAACCTGCAGGTGACCACAAAAGGTGATAATGCTTATGCCGCTGGCCTGGTTAACGGTAGTCTAACGTTGGTGGGGGCCGACCTTGTGACGACAGGAAAAAGTGCGGCCATTTACGTTGCGGGAAACGTGGATACGCAACCCAATATAATCTCGTTTGATGCCGTCAAAGTGAAGCCGCATCAGGGAGCCGTGGTGACATCAGATAGCGCGCGGCTGAATATGAACATTGCCAGCACATTCCTTGACAGCAGCACGGGCCAGGTTCTGGACGTGAAAAGTCGTCGGAACGCCAGTGGCGATCCTCTGGTGAGCAACGTTATCCTGGATGCAACGAATAATAGCGTGCTGAACGGTTCACTGATCTCTGACAGTACAGAAAATTTTACCCGTGTTGCATTAAGCCAGAACACTTCTCTAACCGGCTTCAGCCAGCGCATTAGCGAGCTCGCCCTTGATAGCAGCAGCCGGTGGGCAATAACAGCAAATTCAGATGTTAAATCGCTGGATAATCATGGTGACATTGCGTTCACCGCACCAAACAACACCGGCTATAAAACACTGACCGTTGAAGGTGACTATCTGAGCAATGGCGGTAGACTGACGATGAATACCGTCTTAGATGGTGACGATTCAGCAAGCGATAAACTGATCGTCTCGGGTGATGTTAAAGCGGGCGAAACACGGGTGACAATCAATAACGTCGGTGGACGTGGAGCAAAGACCATTGAGGGTATTGAGCTTGTAAGAGTGGATGGGACGTCTTATGGATCCTTTACCTCGTCAGGGCGCATCGTCGCCGGGAGCTATGATTACAGCCTGGTGAAAAAAAATGAGAGCTGGTTTCTCACCAGCCAATTGCCCCCTAAGCCTAATCCAACGCCAACTCCCGTTCCAACGCCGGATGAGAAGGATGATTCGGGTTCAGATATTGTCCCTCCGCAGTCTGCGGTGTACCGCCCTGAATCAGGTGCGCTGCTGGCCAATATGATGGCCGCAAATACGATGTTTAATACCGGGTTACATGACCGCATGGGCGAAACCGATTTTGTCACACACGCATCAGGCAGCCAGAGCGCTGATGGCCTGTGGTTAAGGCAGGTTGGTGGGCACACGCGTTCTAATGACGGGAGTCATCAGCTCAAAACTCGCTCTAATCGCTATATCGTTCAGCTAGGTAAGGATTTCATTGACTGGAGCAACAACGGTGATGACCGTTGGCACGTTGGTCCAATGGTTGGTTACGGTCATTCTCAGAGCAACACGCGTTCAGCTATCACCGGCTATGGTGCAGATGGCAGTGTTAAAGGCTACAGCGCGGGATTGTATGCCAGTTGGTTTGCTTCCGAGGAAGATAAAAGCACGGCCTATCTGGACAGTTGGGTTTTGTATAACTGGTTTGATAATACCATCAGTGGCCAGGCCCTGCCCAAAGAGAACTATCACTCTCAGGGCTTCACGGCATCGATTGAAGGAGGCTACACATTACCAATGACGGCAAGTCAGCGCCAGAGCGGTTGGTTACAGCCTAAATTCCAGCTCATCTGGATGGATGTCAATGCCAATGGCCGTCGTGAGTTGAATGGCACATGGGTTTCAGAGCCGCTATCCGGTAACCTGCTCTCCCGCCTTGGTGTTCGTGCGTCACTTAAGGGCCACAGCGTCCTTGATGATAAAACAGGGCGTGAATTTCAGCCTTTCATCGAGGCCAACTGGATCCACAATACCAGTGACTATCGGGTGAAAATGGATGACGTTGCCAACACCATCGCCGGGACCCGTGACATGGCCGAAGTAAAAACGGGTGTTGAAGGTAAGATACAGGAACACCTTGATATCTGGGGAAACGTTACTCTTCAGGTTGGCGATAACGCCTTTAACGATACCAGCGTCTTATTCGGTGCCCGTTATCGTTTCTGA
- a CDS encoding helix-turn-helix transcriptional regulator, with protein MKDGKLKVAVFYDFSIFQKVIIHYLKVETKVSNVDVLFYRSMHTLLTAIDDGQVDVLFTEFTFLSNNKSWSVDSKKFSRLCLDHNVKRVMVVANQHPYLLRHIVDMKFEATIGLNEGIAGFRNILEMASLQKKIPSVSEKLMQNLIKTDKRKYPLSPKESEVLYLVAQGYSISEIADRKNRSKSTVATQKQSAMKKLNLSSNSELIRYMYVTGMME; from the coding sequence ATGAAGGATGGGAAACTAAAGGTCGCAGTATTTTATGATTTTTCTATATTTCAAAAGGTGATAATTCATTATCTTAAGGTAGAGACAAAAGTCAGCAATGTTGACGTACTTTTTTATCGCTCAATGCACACGTTGCTTACCGCAATAGATGATGGTCAAGTTGATGTTTTATTTACAGAATTTACCTTTTTGTCAAACAATAAATCATGGAGTGTTGATAGCAAAAAGTTCAGCAGGTTGTGCCTCGATCATAATGTAAAAAGAGTGATGGTGGTTGCTAATCAACATCCCTATTTATTACGACATATTGTTGATATGAAATTCGAGGCCACGATAGGCTTGAATGAAGGAATCGCCGGATTCCGTAACATCCTTGAGATGGCCAGCCTGCAAAAAAAAATACCGTCTGTTTCAGAAAAATTAATGCAAAACCTTATTAAAACAGACAAGCGGAAATACCCACTTTCACCAAAAGAATCGGAGGTGCTGTATCTGGTCGCTCAGGGATACTCGATTTCGGAGATTGCTGATAGAAAAAATAGATCAAAAAGTACCGTTGCGACGCAAAAGCAAAGCGCAATGAAAAAGCTCAACTTATCCAGTAATAGTGAGTTAATCAGGTATATGTATGTTACCGGAATGATGGAATAA